The Bifidobacterium animalis subsp. animalis ATCC 25527 genomic interval GTTCACGGCGAGCTCGGCGAGGGCGCGACGATCGAGCTCGATGCCGGCCAGACGCAGGCCCTGGATGAAGCGGTTGTACGTGATGCCTTCGTTGCGCACGGCGATGTTGATGCGCTGGATCCACAGCTTGCGGAAGTCGCCCTTGCGAGCCTTGCGGTCGCGGTAGTTGTAGTTGAAGGAGTGGAGCAGCTGTTCCTTGGCCTTGCGGTACAGGCGGGAACGCTGGCCACGGTAGCCCTTGGCCCTCTCGAGAACTGTACGACGCTTCTTGTGTGCGTTTACTGCGCGCTTGACACGTGCCATGTGATTCCTCTTTCCAGTAAAGCTTTATTCGTTGTTGTCGATGCCGGTCTCAGCCGAGCAGGCCCTTCATCTTCTTGGCCTGTGCCGTCTGCAGCACGTCGTCACGCTTG includes:
- the rplT gene encoding 50S ribosomal protein L20, yielding MARVKRAVNAHKKRRTVLERAKGYRGQRSRLYRKAKEQLLHSFNYNYRDRKARKGDFRKLWIQRINIAVRNEGITYNRFIQGLRLAGIELDRRALAELAVNDPDTFKTIVEQAKTALPEDVNAPVNA